In Streptomyces violaceusniger Tu 4113, one DNA window encodes the following:
- a CDS encoding glycerophosphodiester phosphodiesterase, translating to MISRHFLTAVVVLGLSIPAAVAAHPIARPSVRRLIPPAGEPARLQPALTAPSAGKPAVVYTAHRGGALEVPENSMSGLASAFSRHDAQVLDFDTRMLRDGTLVVMHDATLDRTTDRTGPVRALTAAQWRGVRLRPDPSLRGTWRPERPPTVAEALDRFGGRITLMVEAKDPESLPRLARMIRDRGLTHSVYVNSNRPEVAREAHRKGLTTQLWRSARQMRTDTPRDWRGVVDLLDVDYRARDKDVRRAVASGIPRVWAHTVDTPAQRDRMLRLGCDGIITDAPALLVSTPVRTPRAPSGR from the coding sequence ATGATCAGCAGGCATTTTCTGACCGCCGTCGTGGTGCTCGGCCTCTCCATACCGGCGGCCGTCGCGGCCCACCCCATCGCTCGTCCGTCCGTACGACGTCTCATCCCCCCGGCCGGCGAACCGGCGCGGCTCCAGCCCGCGCTCACGGCGCCGTCGGCCGGCAAGCCCGCCGTCGTCTACACCGCGCACCGCGGCGGCGCCCTGGAAGTGCCCGAGAACAGCATGTCCGGGCTGGCCAGCGCCTTCAGCCGGCATGACGCCCAGGTCCTCGACTTCGACACCCGCATGCTGCGCGACGGCACGCTCGTGGTGATGCACGACGCGACGCTGGACCGCACCACCGACCGGACCGGGCCCGTACGGGCTCTGACCGCCGCGCAGTGGCGGGGCGTCCGGCTGCGCCCCGACCCCTCCCTGCGCGGCACCTGGCGGCCCGAGCGGCCGCCCACCGTCGCCGAGGCGCTGGACCGGTTCGGCGGCCGGATCACCTTGATGGTGGAGGCCAAGGACCCCGAGAGCCTGCCGCGGCTGGCGCGGATGATCCGCGACCGGGGTCTGACCCACTCCGTCTACGTCAACAGCAACCGCCCCGAGGTGGCCCGCGAGGCGCACCGTAAGGGGCTGACGACCCAGCTATGGCGGTCCGCCCGGCAGATGCGCACCGACACCCCGCGCGACTGGCGCGGGGTCGTCGACCTGCTGGACGTCGACTACCGGGCGCGCGATAAGGATGTGCGGCGGGCCGTCGCCTCCGGGATACCGCGGGTCTGGGCGCACACCGTGGACACCCCGGCGCAGCGGGACCGGATGCTGCGGCTGGGGTGCGACGGCATCATCACGGACGCACCGGCCCTGCTGGTCTCCACGCCCGTACGAACGCCGCGGGCGCCCAGCGGAAGGTGA